The following proteins are co-located in the Spinactinospora alkalitolerans genome:
- a CDS encoding class E sortase, which yields MVSTTDERRSSSRGGRRRRGTRGRRRRPEPAPRGRLTGGDVVRGVFRTFGELLFTAGLIMLFFAAYQVYGKQFETDREQTQLAQGLEEQWETPPGPDSEPLPGAANSRMYIPDLDMNWVVVNGVSQEDIRYSPGHYTDNAAAGQVGNYAVAGHRTPGIFWDLDLLADGDEIVVEDRENFYTYEVIESHTVTPDQVEVVDPDPFDPDNEDPTRTLLTLTTCAPKLNNTHRLIVHAELTDTRPKDEGMPESIADMAPENAGQE from the coding sequence GTCGGGGCGGTCGGCGCCGACGGGGCACGCGCGGTCGGCGCCGCCGACCCGAACCGGCCCCGCGCGGGCGGCTCACCGGCGGCGACGTCGTGCGCGGCGTCTTCAGGACCTTCGGTGAACTGCTGTTCACCGCGGGCCTGATCATGCTGTTCTTCGCCGCCTACCAGGTCTACGGCAAGCAGTTCGAGACCGACCGCGAGCAGACCCAGTTGGCGCAGGGCCTGGAGGAGCAGTGGGAGACGCCCCCGGGCCCCGACTCCGAGCCGCTGCCCGGTGCGGCCAACAGCCGGATGTACATTCCCGACCTCGACATGAACTGGGTCGTCGTCAACGGAGTCAGCCAGGAGGACATCCGCTACAGCCCAGGCCACTACACCGATAACGCCGCGGCGGGCCAGGTCGGAAACTACGCGGTCGCCGGGCACCGCACCCCCGGCATCTTCTGGGACCTGGACCTGCTCGCCGACGGCGACGAGATCGTGGTGGAGGACCGGGAGAACTTCTACACCTACGAGGTCATCGAGTCCCACACCGTCACCCCGGACCAGGTGGAGGTGGTCGACCCCGACCCCTTCGACCCCGACAACGAGGACCCGACGCGTACCCTGCTGACGCTGACCACCTGCGCTCCGAAGTTGAACAACACGCACCGGCTGATCGTCCACGCGGAGCTGACCGACACCCGTCCCAAGGACGAGGGCATGCCCGAGAGCATCGCCGACATGGCCCCCGAGAACGCCGGGCAGGAGTGA